GCGCACTAGCCAAGCTTTTACCTGCGCGCTACGGTAAACAGGAAAATAAGGCGGGGGTGAGTCGTGGAATTTACTAATCCAAAGCGTCTTAGCGTGTTGCGCTACCTGTTAGTTGTGTTGGTGGCAACATTGTTTGCTGCTTGTGGTGGTGCGCCGAAGAAAGATCAGCAACAGGAAGAGCAAACGATTGAAAAGGCGGAAGGTGACGTTGCAACTGAACCGCCGCTGGAGTTGATCCCCAACCCTTATCTTGACAATAAGCCCTCGGTTCCTGGCCGCGCGAAAGATGAATTTGCCGAAGCGGCTGACATCATGGACGCTAAACAATGGAAGGAGGCCGAGGGGTTGCTAGTCTTGATGACAGAGACTTATCCCTTGTTGTCTGGCCCTCATGTTAATTTAGCGATTTGTTTGTACCAGCAGGAGCTTCTGGAGCAAGCGGAGGCTAGTTTTAGCAAAGCCATTGAGGTTAACCCCGCCAATATGGATGCCTACACGTGGTTAGGCGTTTTGTACCGAGAGCAAGGCAAGTTTACTGAATCTGAAGCGACCTATAAGGCTGCGCTTGCGGTATGGCCGCACCATGCAGACTCTCATCGCAACCTCGGTATTTTATATGATTTGTATATGGGGCGACTTGAGGAGGCGTTGGCTCACTATAAGCTTCTTCAACGCATTTTGCCCGATGAGGATCGGCAGTTGAAAGGGTGGATTCGCGACCTTGAGCGCCGTCTTCCCGCGAAGGAAGAATAGAGAGTAAATTTATGAAGATTAGATTCCCATTTTTCGATAGTGTTACACCTGAAGATGGAGGGGCTCGGTTGCTTTTTTGTTCGCAAAGCGTAGATGTACATTGGAATGACAAGCGTTGGGGTAATATTTTTATAATTTTAATGGCTTTTTTATTTACACACACAGCCGTTGCGCAAGAGCAAGATGTGGTTGAAATGAGTGCTACGGTTACGGGTAACCAAGAACAGCCCAAGGTTATCTATATTGTACCTTGGAAAGCAGCGGACGATGATTCAATATTATATCAACCGCTGAACAGCCAAACCGATAATATATTTGGTCACGTTGAGCGCAGTGAACACAAACGACAGTTAAAATTTATTCAGGATATGGAAGAAGAAAACACTTCCGAATAACCATTAAGATCTGGAGGCAAAGATCCATGAACACAGCTATTACATTTTTCCAAAGCGGCGGCCCGTTTATGTACCCCATTGCACTGGTGTTGGTACTGGGTTTGGCGTTAGCCATTGAGCGCTGGATGTTTTTAACCGCGGCGAAAGCGTCTAATCGCAGGGCGTTTAATCGACTTTTACCTATGTTGCAAAAGAAAGATTACGCAGCGGTAATGGATCTCGCGCGTCAA
The Teredinibacter franksiae DNA segment above includes these coding regions:
- a CDS encoding tetratricopeptide repeat protein, with product MEFTNPKRLSVLRYLLVVLVATLFAACGGAPKKDQQQEEQTIEKAEGDVATEPPLELIPNPYLDNKPSVPGRAKDEFAEAADIMDAKQWKEAEGLLVLMTETYPLLSGPHVNLAICLYQQELLEQAEASFSKAIEVNPANMDAYTWLGVLYREQGKFTESEATYKAALAVWPHHADSHRNLGILYDLYMGRLEEALAHYKLLQRILPDEDRQLKGWIRDLERRLPAKEE